One window from the genome of Nocardioides panaciterrulae encodes:
- a CDS encoding response regulator transcription factor: MRILVVEDDKRVASAVRRGLQEHGYAVDVALTGTDGHWLATENAYDAIVLDSMLPGMSGEEICNDLREQGDWTPILILTARSGAAEEATALDAGADDFLAKPFSYVVLLARLRALLRRGGKERPAVLTAGDLRLDPATHRAWRGDAELALTPRQFSLLEFLLRRKGEVLPKSEILAHVWDFTFDGDPNIVEVYVRQLRTRIDEPFGRASVQTVRLVGYRMDPDGG; the protein is encoded by the coding sequence ATGCGGATCCTGGTGGTCGAGGACGACAAGCGCGTGGCCTCCGCGGTGCGCCGCGGCCTGCAGGAGCACGGGTACGCCGTCGACGTGGCGCTGACTGGGACCGACGGCCACTGGCTGGCCACCGAGAACGCCTACGACGCGATCGTGCTCGACTCGATGCTGCCGGGGATGAGCGGCGAGGAGATCTGCAATGACCTGCGCGAGCAGGGCGACTGGACGCCGATCCTGATCCTGACCGCGCGGTCGGGCGCGGCGGAGGAGGCGACGGCGCTGGACGCGGGTGCGGACGACTTCCTGGCCAAGCCGTTCTCCTACGTCGTGCTGCTGGCGCGGCTGCGGGCTTTGCTGCGCCGTGGTGGGAAGGAACGGCCGGCCGTCCTGACCGCGGGCGATCTTCGGCTCGACCCGGCCACCCACCGGGCCTGGCGGGGCGATGCCGAGCTCGCGCTCACGCCTCGGCAGTTCTCGCTGCTCGAGTTCTTGTTGCGCCGCAAGGGCGAGGTGCTGCCGAAGTCGGAGATCTTGGCCCACGTGTGGGACTTCACCTTCGACGGCGACCCCAACATCGTGGAGGTCTACGTCCGCCAGCTGCGCACCCGCATCGACGAACCGTTCGGGCGGGCCAGCGTGCAGACGGTCCGGCTGGTCGGCTACCGGATGGACCCCGACGGTGGCTGA
- a CDS encoding winged helix-turn-helix domain-containing protein, whose translation MTELLARVRAHLRRASVGDFVTGVFTSGDLTLDPAARRRLVGGREVPLRPKEFDLLARLASDAGRAVTREVLMDDVWDRNWFGSTKTLGVHVAALRRRLAEAAELVEPPARVPAIITLRNHGYRLDVEPGPAAD comes from the coding sequence ATGACCGAACTGCTGGCGCGGGTGCGGGCCCATCTGCGGCGCGCCTCGGTGGGTGACTTCGTGACCGGCGTCTTCACCAGCGGAGACCTCACTCTCGACCCGGCCGCGCGGCGACGCCTGGTCGGCGGCCGCGAGGTGCCTCTGCGGCCGAAGGAGTTCGACCTCCTGGCACGGCTGGCCTCGGACGCCGGGCGCGCTGTGACTCGCGAGGTGCTGATGGACGATGTCTGGGACCGCAACTGGTTCGGCTCCACGAAGACCCTGGGTGTCCACGTCGCCGCGCTGCGGCGGCGGCTCGCCGAGGCTGCCGAGCTCGTCGAGCCGCCCGCCCGGGTCCCTGCCATCATCACGTTGCGCAACCACGGCTACCGGCTGGACGTGGAACCTGGTCCGGCGGCCGACTGA
- a CDS encoding response regulator produces MAQVLVVEDEAKIGALLSSALEANGSGVTWCRDGRAALSAVNARAFDLALLDLGLPDVDGIEVCRLLKRRQPQCVVVVLTARRDEMDVIEGLSRGRTTT; encoded by the coding sequence GTGGCGCAGGTGCTGGTCGTTGAGGACGAGGCGAAGATCGGCGCACTGCTGTCCTCGGCCCTGGAGGCCAATGGCTCCGGCGTGACGTGGTGCCGAGACGGCCGGGCGGCGCTGTCGGCGGTGAACGCCCGCGCCTTCGACCTCGCGCTGCTCGACCTCGGGCTTCCCGACGTCGACGGCATCGAGGTGTGCCGGCTGCTGAAGCGTCGCCAACCCCAGTGCGTGGTGGTCGTGCTCACCGCTCGGCGCGACGAGATGGACGTCATCGAGGGCCTGAGTCGGGGGCGGACGACTACCTGA
- a CDS encoding FtsX-like permease family protein encodes MAGIVELPQADSLFQRVVAPPQSQPAAPPDNVVLLPAARFASEYTRMAHTRPDLVTTQIHAVRDHAGLPSDPSSAFIEETGAANNLASRPDGVLVSAETVNDFQLNQGDLIRLRLQDAKTHTYRTVPFHYVGIVNEFPTAPKDSFLVANSGYVAQQTHSNAVGTFLVNTGGSDVNGVASRIRGAIGTSGSVATFNQARGLVGSSLTSVDLSKLTRLELGFALLIAAAAGGLVIGLGIAERRQTVAVATALGATRRQVRRFGSAEPVYVLLVGTVCGLTAGWGLSYLLVKVLTGVFDLPPTVLSFPWGYLTALVLVTAAAVGVVSAAVVERARRQARDLLRTI; translated from the coding sequence GTGGCCGGCATCGTAGAGCTCCCTCAGGCCGACTCCCTGTTCCAGCGAGTGGTGGCCCCGCCCCAGTCGCAGCCGGCCGCGCCTCCGGACAACGTGGTCCTTCTCCCCGCCGCCCGGTTCGCCTCGGAGTACACCCGGATGGCTCACACCCGGCCGGACCTGGTCACCACCCAGATCCATGCGGTCCGTGACCACGCCGGCCTTCCTTCCGACCCCTCCTCCGCCTTCATCGAGGAGACCGGTGCGGCCAACAACCTAGCGTCCCGCCCGGACGGCGTCCTTGTCAGCGCCGAGACCGTGAACGACTTCCAGCTCAATCAGGGCGACCTCATCCGGCTCCGGCTGCAGGACGCGAAGACCCACACCTACCGGACCGTGCCGTTCCACTACGTCGGCATCGTCAACGAGTTCCCGACCGCACCGAAGGACAGCTTCCTGGTGGCCAACTCGGGCTACGTGGCGCAGCAGACCCACAGCAACGCTGTCGGCACCTTCCTCGTCAACACCGGGGGCAGCGATGTGAACGGCGTGGCGAGCCGGATCAGGGGCGCGATCGGCACCAGCGGCAGTGTCGCCACGTTCAACCAAGCACGCGGGCTCGTCGGGTCCAGCCTGACCTCCGTGGATCTGTCGAAGCTGACGCGGCTCGAGCTCGGCTTCGCGCTGCTGATCGCGGCCGCCGCGGGCGGCCTCGTCATCGGACTCGGCATCGCCGAACGACGGCAGACCGTCGCTGTGGCCACCGCCCTGGGCGCCACCCGACGGCAGGTACGCCGGTTCGGGTCGGCCGAGCCCGTCTACGTGCTGCTCGTGGGCACCGTGTGCGGGCTGACCGCCGGCTGGGGACTCTCCTACCTGCTCGTCAAGGTCCTCACCGGCGTCTTCGACCTACCGCCCACCGTGCTCTCGTTCCCGTGGGGCTACCTGACGGCACTCGTCCTCGTGACCGCCGCGGCGGTCGGGGTCGTATCGGCGGCAGTTGTGGAGCGCGCCCGCCGACAGGCGCGGGACCTGCTGAGGACGATCTAG
- a CDS encoding DUF402 domain-containing protein → MFWQPGEHVYWHYRRPRWEPGDAEYVDPVTVVRDDDRGLVAWLAPGTELLKSVLPDGGPPRSAPPDVAFSIGRVSARGRWQGPGILRIAPSGVPWSVWLFWDEDWTFEGWYVNLEAVHRREGRDLFSCDHVLDVWIAAGGDCQMKDEDELEAAVEQGLFTPAERQQIEDAAGAALRTFRAGRFPFDEPWSDWRPDPAWERPSLPDDATWEFDQLDA, encoded by the coding sequence ATGTTCTGGCAACCGGGTGAGCACGTCTACTGGCACTACCGCCGCCCACGCTGGGAGCCTGGCGACGCCGAGTACGTCGACCCGGTGACGGTTGTCCGCGACGACGACCGTGGCTTGGTCGCCTGGCTCGCGCCGGGGACCGAGCTACTGAAGTCGGTCTTGCCAGACGGAGGGCCGCCAAGATCTGCGCCGCCGGACGTTGCGTTCTCGATCGGCCGGGTCTCCGCGCGTGGTCGTTGGCAGGGCCCGGGCATTCTGCGCATCGCCCCGTCCGGGGTGCCGTGGAGCGTCTGGCTGTTCTGGGACGAGGACTGGACCTTCGAGGGCTGGTACGTGAACCTCGAGGCGGTCCATCGTCGGGAGGGGCGCGATCTGTTCTCCTGCGACCACGTGCTGGACGTCTGGATCGCCGCGGGCGGCGACTGCCAGATGAAGGACGAGGACGAGCTCGAGGCCGCTGTCGAGCAGGGGCTGTTCACCCCGGCGGAGAGACAACAGATCGAGGACGCCGCCGGCGCCGCCCTGCGCACGTTTCGGGCCGGCCGGTTCCCCTTCGACGAACCGTGGTCGGACTGGCGCCCTGATCCCGCCTGGGAACGGCCGAGCCTCCCCGACGACGCCACGTGGGAGTTCGACCAGCTGGATGCGTAG
- a CDS encoding sigma-70 family RNA polymerase sigma factor, protein MTIAASPSPAPDTSFADLGPERSGTLSLPRERRIRLTAELLQQAADTRDAARREEILDRVVLMNMGVARTIAHRYGQRGVPSEDLEQVAYLALTRAARHFDVSMHHDFLSYAVPTVRGEIRKYFRDLGWFVRPPRRVQETQSKVVAARDSLSTAGGRPVTAAEIAEKLGEDVATVEEALAAQGCFTPTSLDLPVHDGATATLGDELTDSVVDGLGAAEARVVLAPLMRRLSDRDRRIVCLRFFVDRTQQEIAEEIGVTQMQVSRLLARILRDLRRMIEEEEAVAS, encoded by the coding sequence ATGACCATCGCAGCTTCGCCATCCCCCGCCCCGGACACCTCCTTCGCAGACCTCGGTCCCGAGCGCTCCGGCACGCTCTCCCTCCCGCGCGAGAGGAGGATCCGGCTGACCGCGGAGCTGCTGCAGCAGGCCGCGGACACCCGCGACGCGGCCCGGCGCGAGGAGATCCTCGACCGTGTCGTGCTGATGAACATGGGCGTCGCGCGCACCATCGCGCACCGCTACGGCCAACGCGGCGTGCCGAGTGAGGATCTCGAGCAGGTGGCCTACCTGGCCCTGACCCGGGCGGCCCGCCACTTCGACGTCTCGATGCACCACGACTTCCTCTCGTACGCCGTGCCGACGGTGCGCGGCGAGATCCGCAAGTACTTCCGTGACCTCGGTTGGTTCGTGCGCCCGCCCCGCCGGGTGCAGGAGACCCAGTCGAAGGTCGTCGCGGCCCGCGACAGCCTGAGCACCGCCGGCGGGCGGCCGGTCACGGCCGCGGAGATCGCCGAGAAGCTCGGGGAGGACGTCGCGACCGTGGAGGAGGCGCTCGCCGCCCAGGGCTGCTTCACCCCGACCTCGCTGGACCTGCCCGTGCACGACGGCGCCACGGCCACGCTCGGGGACGAGCTGACCGACTCGGTGGTCGACGGTCTCGGTGCCGCCGAGGCGAGGGTCGTGCTCGCGCCGCTGATGCGCAGGCTGTCCGATCGGGACCGCCGGATCGTGTGTTTGCGGTTCTTCGTCGACCGGACCCAGCAGGAGATCGCCGAGGAGATCGGGGTGACCCAGATGCAGGTCTCCCGGCTGCTGGCCCGCATCCTGCGGGACCTGCGCCGCATGATCGAGGAGGAGGAGGCGGTCGCCTCCTGA
- a CDS encoding LuxR C-terminal-related transcriptional regulator: MSTDQTSPIRLAIVNDYEIVVAGVAAMLTPYSDRVAIVELDSGMPVASDVDLILYDTFGQVQGDGVDLDRLLHGNDARLVVFSWNVQRDLVQRALEHGAAGYLSKGMTAEEVVDALEQVAEGKIVIPADRRLDHHSGQWPGREHGLTEREAEVLALITQGLSNQEIAERTYLSINSVKTYIRTAYRKIGVVRRSQAVVWGMQHGFEPDRTRVVESAGD; encoded by the coding sequence ATGTCCACCGACCAGACGTCGCCGATCAGGCTGGCCATCGTCAACGACTACGAGATCGTGGTGGCGGGGGTCGCGGCGATGCTGACGCCGTACTCCGACCGCGTGGCGATCGTCGAGCTCGACTCCGGCATGCCGGTGGCCAGCGACGTCGACCTGATCCTCTACGACACGTTCGGCCAGGTCCAGGGCGACGGTGTCGACCTGGACAGGCTGCTGCACGGCAACGACGCGCGGCTGGTGGTCTTCAGCTGGAACGTGCAACGCGACCTGGTCCAGCGCGCCCTCGAGCACGGCGCGGCGGGCTACCTGTCCAAGGGCATGACCGCCGAGGAGGTGGTCGACGCGCTCGAGCAGGTGGCCGAGGGGAAGATCGTGATCCCGGCGGACCGGCGACTGGACCACCACTCGGGTCAGTGGCCCGGCCGCGAGCACGGCCTCACCGAGCGGGAGGCCGAGGTGCTGGCCCTGATCACCCAGGGGCTGAGCAACCAGGAGATCGCCGAGCGGACCTACCTCAGCATCAACTCCGTCAAGACCTACATCCGCACCGCCTATCGCAAGATCGGGGTGGTGCGCCGCTCGCAGGCGGTGGTGTGGGGCATGCAGCACGGCTTCGAGCCCGATCGGACGCGCGTGGTGGAGTCCGCCGGCGACTGA
- a CDS encoding acyl-CoA dehydrogenase family protein, which yields MPDESPSPVVLRPEPGLVTASLGFVAEAARAAADDLPAAAVELARTWGSRLPLPGRGATTELWEALATVAATDLSVARIMEPHVDALAILAESGAPAPDEDTSWGVYAAEGPGARLEAREHGEGWRLAGLKPWCSLAGDLTHALVTAWVDDSHRGLFAVDLRHPGVEPLEGTWHARGLREVRSGPVRFTDVPAGAVGAPGWYLQRDGFAWGGMGVAAIWYGGAVGVARRLLQAARERTPDQVALMHLGTVDAALAAARSALVEAALRVDEGAAGGQTGALLALRLRHVVADAAERVLTAVDHGLGPGPLSLEPVHAGRVADLRLYLRQHHAERDAAALGARLVEDLPAEGSPW from the coding sequence GTGCCCGACGAGTCCCCCTCGCCCGTCGTGCTTCGCCCCGAACCCGGCCTGGTCACCGCCTCGCTCGGTTTCGTCGCCGAAGCCGCTCGCGCCGCGGCCGACGACCTGCCGGCGGCGGCCGTCGAGCTGGCCCGCACCTGGGGCAGCCGGCTCCCGCTTCCCGGCCGCGGAGCCACCACCGAGCTCTGGGAGGCGTTGGCGACCGTGGCGGCCACCGACCTCTCGGTGGCCCGGATCATGGAGCCGCACGTCGACGCGCTGGCGATCCTCGCCGAGTCCGGGGCCCCGGCGCCGGACGAGGACACCAGCTGGGGCGTGTACGCCGCCGAGGGGCCAGGCGCCCGCCTGGAGGCGCGCGAGCACGGCGAGGGCTGGCGGCTCGCGGGGCTCAAGCCGTGGTGCTCGCTGGCCGGCGACCTGACCCACGCGCTGGTCACCGCCTGGGTCGACGACAGCCATCGTGGCCTCTTCGCGGTCGACCTGCGCCACCCCGGGGTCGAGCCCCTGGAGGGCACCTGGCACGCCCGCGGGCTGCGCGAGGTCCGCTCGGGCCCGGTCCGCTTCACCGACGTACCGGCCGGGGCCGTGGGCGCGCCCGGATGGTACCTCCAGCGCGACGGTTTCGCCTGGGGTGGCATGGGCGTGGCCGCTATCTGGTACGGCGGGGCGGTGGGCGTGGCGCGCCGGCTGCTGCAGGCGGCGCGCGAGCGGACCCCGGACCAGGTGGCGCTGATGCACCTCGGCACGGTCGACGCCGCGCTGGCCGCCGCACGCTCGGCGCTGGTCGAGGCCGCTCTCCGCGTCGACGAGGGGGCGGCCGGCGGACAGACCGGCGCGCTGCTGGCGCTGCGCCTGCGCCACGTGGTGGCGGACGCGGCCGAGCGGGTCCTCACCGCCGTCGACCACGGCCTGGGGCCCGGGCCGCTCTCGCTGGAGCCGGTGCACGCCGGGCGGGTCGCCGACCTGCGGCTCTACCTGCGCCAGCACCACGCCGAGCGCGACGCGGCGGCGCTCGGAGCCCGCCTCGTCGAGGACCTGCCCGCGGAGGGGTCGCCCTGGTGA
- a CDS encoding PIG-L family deacetylase: MTASFTHDGTGTAAEEWRRHPAWGTVPELTLVNGEVPCTRLVVVAAHPDDESLGAGGLIATASAVGLSVYVVLLTAGEASHPESPTLTRHALATRRLAEAERALGILAPEAPLVFLGASDGKVAQVEAEVTSSLVDLIGDGRSTLLVAPWRRDGHTDHEAAGRAAAAAALRTGARLAEYPVWMWHKDGPDDAPWPRMNRVDLSPQVSQRKWLAIHAHASQVRPLSSHPEDGAMLPAGVLAHFRTPVEHFVTEAADDETLDRLHRDQPDPWGVDVRWYEQRKRQLTLAALPRPTFRRGLEVGCSRGALAEELAGRCTELVAVDRSPTAAARAEARLADLPHAVVEVRDVPTQWPAGRFDLVVVSEVGYFLSPGDLDRLVARIGDSLEPDGTVVLCHWRHPVEGWVLDGPDVHERFRASRLPPEVARYEDRDVEISVLCSPDLWPDPTA, encoded by the coding sequence GTGACCGCCTCGTTCACCCACGACGGCACGGGGACCGCGGCCGAGGAGTGGCGCCGGCACCCCGCCTGGGGCACGGTGCCGGAGCTCACGCTGGTCAACGGCGAGGTCCCGTGCACCCGGCTGGTCGTGGTCGCCGCCCACCCCGACGACGAGAGCCTGGGGGCCGGCGGGCTGATCGCCACCGCCTCCGCCGTCGGCCTCTCGGTCTACGTCGTGCTGCTCACCGCCGGCGAGGCCTCGCACCCCGAATCCCCCACCCTGACCCGGCACGCGCTGGCCACCCGGCGCCTCGCGGAGGCCGAGCGCGCCCTGGGCATCCTCGCGCCCGAGGCGCCGCTGGTGTTCCTGGGTGCCTCGGACGGCAAGGTCGCCCAGGTCGAGGCCGAGGTGACCTCGAGCCTGGTCGACCTGATCGGCGACGGCCGCAGCACGCTGCTGGTCGCCCCGTGGCGCCGTGACGGGCACACCGACCACGAGGCCGCCGGTCGCGCCGCGGCGGCGGCGGCGCTGCGCACCGGCGCCCGGCTGGCGGAGTACCCCGTGTGGATGTGGCACAAGGACGGTCCCGACGACGCGCCGTGGCCGCGGATGAATCGGGTCGACCTCTCCCCGCAGGTCAGCCAGCGCAAGTGGCTGGCCATCCACGCCCACGCCAGCCAGGTCCGGCCGCTCTCCTCGCACCCCGAGGACGGGGCGATGCTGCCCGCGGGGGTGCTCGCCCACTTCCGCACCCCCGTCGAGCACTTCGTCACCGAGGCCGCCGACGACGAGACCCTCGACCGGCTGCACCGCGACCAGCCCGACCCGTGGGGGGTCGACGTGCGCTGGTACGAGCAGCGCAAGCGCCAGCTCACCCTGGCCGCGCTCCCCCGGCCGACCTTCCGGCGGGGGCTCGAGGTCGGCTGCTCGCGCGGCGCGCTCGCCGAGGAGCTGGCCGGCCGCTGCACCGAGCTGGTCGCCGTCGACCGCAGCCCGACCGCGGCGGCCCGGGCCGAGGCCCGGCTCGCGGACCTGCCGCACGCGGTCGTCGAGGTCCGAGACGTGCCGACCCAGTGGCCCGCCGGCCGCTTCGACCTGGTCGTGGTCTCCGAGGTCGGCTACTTCCTCAGCCCCGGTGACCTCGACCGGCTCGTGGCCCGGATCGGCGACAGCCTCGAACCGGACGGCACCGTGGTGCTCTGCCACTGGCGCCACCCGGTCGAGGGCTGGGTCCTGGACGGGCCCGACGTCCACGAGCGGTTCCGGGCCAGCCGGCTGCCGCCGGAGGTCGCGCGCTACGAGGATCGCGACGTCGAGATCTCGGTGCTGTGCTCGCCCGACCTCTGGCCGGACCCGACCGCGTGA
- a CDS encoding glycosyltransferase, which yields MSAPAPPYAVVHVVVPAHDEQDLLPACLRSLRAATSQLRRHRPEVLTRVTVVADRCSDATAALTRAAGIDLVELDAGCVGRARQAGVRRATELAGPVAADRVWVANTDADTVVPRDWLLRQLALADTGHRMVVGTVRPDHLDLDPAVLRAWHRVHSLGEGHPYVHGANLGVSLAALHRVGGFAPVAVGEDVLLVRAVQRAGLPWCATATTEVTTSARRRSRVSGGFAGFLRDLHATDVTRPAPATGPEAVCGAPGRVEEERPRAV from the coding sequence GTGAGCGCACCCGCCCCGCCGTACGCCGTGGTGCACGTGGTCGTGCCCGCCCACGACGAGCAGGACCTGCTCCCCGCCTGCCTGCGCTCGCTGCGCGCCGCGACCTCGCAGCTGCGCCGGCACCGTCCGGAGGTCCTCACCCGGGTGACCGTGGTCGCTGACCGGTGCTCCGACGCGACCGCCGCGCTGACCCGCGCCGCGGGCATCGACCTGGTCGAGCTCGACGCCGGCTGCGTGGGCCGGGCCCGCCAGGCGGGGGTGCGTCGGGCCACCGAGCTGGCCGGCCCCGTCGCGGCGGACCGGGTGTGGGTGGCCAACACCGACGCCGACACCGTGGTGCCCCGCGACTGGCTGCTGCGGCAGCTCGCGCTCGCCGACACCGGGCACCGGATGGTCGTCGGCACGGTCCGGCCGGACCACCTCGATCTCGACCCGGCCGTGCTGCGCGCGTGGCACCGGGTGCACTCGCTCGGCGAGGGCCACCCCTACGTCCACGGCGCGAACCTGGGGGTCTCCCTGGCGGCCCTGCACCGGGTGGGGGGCTTCGCCCCGGTCGCCGTCGGCGAGGACGTCCTGCTGGTCCGGGCGGTGCAGCGGGCGGGCCTGCCGTGGTGCGCGACCGCGACCACCGAGGTGACCACCTCGGCCCGCCGCCGGAGCCGGGTGAGCGGGGGCTTCGCGGGGTTCCTCCGCGACCTGCACGCGACCGACGTCACCCGCCCGGCCCCCGCGACCGGGCCCGAGGCGGTTTGCGGCGCCCCGGGCCGGGTAGAAGAGGAACGGCCCCGCGCAGTATGA